In Leptospira bouyouniensis, the sequence GTTTTTGGAGAGTGAGAATCTTTCAGATACATTAGCATTTGCAAGTTCTAACCCAAGTTGTTTGACTAAACTTTTTATGTCAGTTTGGTTTTCTCCTATCCATTCACCACCTAAGTCTTGTACAATTCCCAATTCTGAGTTTGTATAAGTAGATATCCTCCCGCCAAAATTTTCCCCTCGTTCAATGACTGTTACATCATATCCTGTTTGTTTGAGTAAATATGCAGAATAAAGACCAGACAATCCACCACCAAGGACGATTGCTTTTTTGGACCCAGATGTGCGAACTTTTGATTCTGATGTGACCACACCTGTGGATTGTCCGTAGAATTTTTTAGGGGAGAGGAGGGTTACTCCAGCGGCAGTAGCAGTCAAATTTTTTAGGAATGTTTTTCGATTCATAGAACTTTCCCTATTTTAACACCCAAAACAAAAAAGGCTAGAAAAATTACAAAAATAGAATCTATTGACTTTGGCTTTTTTATGCGAAATAGAAGATTTAAGTTTTCCTTCCCAACTTTTTCGTACATTTGTACATTCATTTTCTTTTTGTTTGTGCCAGGAATATTAGGTGCAGCTCCAAAAATCAATTTGGCAACTGAAATGTCTGGGATTTCTGTTTGGAACCAAGTGTTAGTTTTGGAAGACCAAACACAGTCGATACCCAACTCAACGATCGTCTCTGGTGAAAAGGATCATGAGTTCAAACCGCTCGTTTCCCCTAATCTGGGTTTTTCGCAATCCGTGTTTTGGGTAAGGATAGAAATTACAAATCCAACATCCGCTTTGATTCGATGGAATTTATTGTATGATTTCCCTCTGATTGATGAAATTCAGATTTTTGGCGAACCCATGCTAAAGGATGCCAAACGGGCGCTTGGTGATACTTTCATATTTTCAGAACGTAATGTAGATTATCGTAATCCAGTTTACCAATTGGAAACACAGGCAAATTCATCTTCTGTCTACTATCTAAAGATAAAATCAGAATCTACAATTCCTTTACTGTTAGAGTTTTGGACTGAAAAAGAATTTTATGAAAAATTGAATAAAGAACAAATGATATTCGGTCTATTTTACGGGATTTTGTTTGTGATGATTGCGTATAATTTTTTCATTTATATTTTTACTTATGAAAAAAGTTATTTGCTGTATTTATTTTTTATTAGTTCCATTTTTTTCTTTCATTTAGTTAACAATGGATTTGCGTTTCAATACATTTGGCCGAATTGGGTTTTTTGGGCAAATTATTCCTTACCGTTTTTTATTTGTTTGTCCTGCATCACAGGAATTATTTTCACCAATAATTACCTAAGTTTAAAAAAACACCTACCAAAAGTTTCCAAATTGATGTGGGTTTGGGTTGGGATTTTAGTTTTATTTTCCGGTGTTACTTTTTTCTTAAGTTACCGTATTGCGATGGTGACATCCATCTTGTTAACAGTTCCTACTGCTCTTCTGCTCGTTTATAGTGGTACATATACCTATTTAGCAAATGTGCGAACAGCAAGATATTATCTGATCTCATGGTTATTTTTTCTTTTAGGTGTTTTATTATATTCATTAAAAAGTTTAGGGTTTTTGTCGGACAACAACATCACTAGGTGGACTATCCAAATTGGGACTGCCTTACAAACCATTTTGTTATCACTTGGTCTTGCTGATAGAATCAATTTTTTAACTCGAAGCCTGAGGGAAAATTTACGAGATTTATCGCATGCCAAAATCAAAATTGAAGAATCAGAAAAACGATTTCGAGAAATTTTCCAAGGATCAGATGAAGTGATTCTCATGATGAACGAGGAATTCCAAATCATCAATGCTAACAGATCATTGTCCAAACATCTCGGATACCGCCTAGATGATTTAAAAAACAAAAAAATCACAGAGATTCTTTATACGGGTCGTGATCAAAAATCAGATTATAATGTGATGTTTGTGAATGACAAACTCACTGACCTAAAAATGACAGGATCGGCGATCAATTTTAAAA encodes:
- a CDS encoding 7TM diverse intracellular signaling domain-containing protein produces the protein MRNRRFKFSFPTFSYICTFIFFLFVPGILGAAPKINLATEMSGISVWNQVLVLEDQTQSIPNSTIVSGEKDHEFKPLVSPNLGFSQSVFWVRIEITNPTSALIRWNLLYDFPLIDEIQIFGEPMLKDAKRALGDTFIFSERNVDYRNPVYQLETQANSSSVYYLKIKSESTIPLLLEFWTEKEFYEKLNKEQMIFGLFYGILFVMIAYNFFIYIFTYEKSYLLYLFFISSIFFFHLVNNGFAFQYIWPNWVFWANYSLPFFICLSCITGIIFTNNYLSLKKHLPKVSKLMWVWVGILVLFSGVTFFLSYRIAMVTSILLTVPTALLLVYSGTYTYLANVRTARYYLISWLFFLLGVLLYSLKSLGFLSDNNITRWTIQIGTALQTILLSLGLADRINFLTRSLRENLRDLSHAKIKIEESEKRFREIFQGSDEVILMMNEEFQIINANRSLSKHLGYRLDDLKNKKITEILYTGRDQKSDYNVMFVNDKLTDLKMTGSAINFKTELSQKYVKEPKEMVCRIQYIDFDETREVLMTLSPEYEDTIIQLIDSEKIELSMNNYLRNAELVSQKITAQLAKYLSTIEQTEVRSSVREIIINAVEHGNLNISFEEKSKALTEGNYLEFLQKRQEDPRYRHKKVKIEYSFSSEFVAFRITDEGRGFDHKKHMEKSIDDMNEAHVQHGRGILMTKSVFDRIEYNDKGNQVSLIKFLNRS